One region of Olleya sp. Hel_I_94 genomic DNA includes:
- a CDS encoding TonB-dependent receptor plug domain-containing protein, whose protein sequence is MTANDSTLVQKLEEVVITGQYNPQSIKKSVHNVIIIDRKKIDQQAANNLADLLNFNLNLNIIPSAQTGRSTISFFGLDAQYFNILVDNIPLVSDNGVGNNIDLTQINLDDIERIEIVEGAMGVEYGANAVSGVINIITKKTVNHDWEIQSFIQEETVSNEYALFDEGRHIQGINIGHNFNEKWSSKIGFNRNQFAGFYNNRHGQNYYNNDGLRGYDWLPKTQLTTKASLHYNSDKFRLFYKFEFFNEDLNFYDAAVRANINVQTQTSNPSATDKIFTTNRFVNNLNISGSQTSGANYNASLSYQTQKRDLNQFNYFIITKDKTNQTDQTYQSSNVLFSKGTINNLSKKDFYNYQLGYEAKFIKGFDTQASGEITQQDQTQKQNNYAVFSSSEFKLSSKLSLRPGLRYEYNSKFKSQILGSFSTRYLLNKGYELRASIGSSYRTPNFEELYYYFVDSNHDVRGNENLSPEEGFSAFLNIKKRSWFKTTSLTNNLKLSYIALKDKIELALVNPSPLQYQYINIDAYKLFGITTENTIKHEHWTFNLGATLQGVSRVMNDEVNAENDFLYALQLNTSASYLIKKWDTALTVLLKYNGKQQNYIAEGTDDSGNNTFIKYNTDAYSWMDASVKKSFFNNKLQATIGGRNLLDVTSVAINGANTTGTHSTNNSSLLLGYGRSYYLKLLYNLNF, encoded by the coding sequence ATTACAGCTAATGACTCCACACTGGTCCAAAAGCTTGAAGAAGTAGTTATTACAGGTCAATATAATCCACAATCCATTAAAAAATCCGTACATAATGTTATTATAATTGACCGAAAAAAAATAGACCAACAAGCTGCTAATAATTTAGCAGACCTACTTAATTTTAATCTTAATCTAAACATTATTCCAAGTGCCCAAACTGGACGATCAACCATATCATTTTTTGGATTAGATGCGCAATACTTTAATATTCTTGTTGATAATATACCTTTAGTAAGCGATAATGGCGTTGGTAATAATATTGATTTAACTCAAATAAATTTAGACGATATCGAGCGCATAGAGATCGTTGAAGGTGCAATGGGAGTCGAATATGGTGCCAATGCAGTCTCTGGTGTTATTAATATAATTACTAAAAAAACGGTTAACCATGACTGGGAAATCCAAAGCTTTATACAAGAAGAAACCGTTAGTAATGAATATGCCTTATTTGATGAAGGCAGACATATACAAGGCATAAATATTGGCCATAATTTTAACGAAAAATGGTCTTCAAAAATTGGGTTTAACCGAAATCAGTTTGCAGGATTCTACAACAATAGACACGGACAAAACTACTATAACAATGATGGGTTAAGAGGGTATGACTGGTTACCAAAAACCCAATTAACTACCAAAGCAAGCTTACATTATAATTCAGATAAATTTAGATTGTTTTACAAATTCGAGTTTTTTAATGAAGATTTAAATTTCTATGATGCTGCTGTTAGAGCCAATATAAATGTGCAAACACAAACCAGTAATCCATCTGCAACAGATAAAATATTTACTACAAATCGTTTTGTAAATAACTTAAACATTAGTGGCTCACAAACGTCTGGAGCTAATTATAATGCGTCCTTATCTTATCAAACACAAAAGCGTGATTTAAATCAGTTTAACTATTTTATTATCACAAAGGACAAGACAAATCAAACTGATCAAACCTACCAATCCAGTAATGTACTTTTCTCCAAAGGAACTATTAACAACCTATCCAAAAAAGACTTTTACAATTATCAATTAGGTTATGAAGCTAAATTTATAAAAGGGTTTGACACACAAGCTTCAGGAGAAATCACGCAACAAGATCAAACGCAAAAACAGAATAACTATGCGGTATTCTCCTCTTCAGAATTTAAATTATCTAGTAAATTATCCTTACGTCCAGGATTGCGATATGAATACAATTCTAAATTTAAATCTCAAATATTAGGATCGTTTAGCACTAGGTATTTATTAAATAAAGGTTACGAACTAAGAGCAAGCATTGGATCATCTTACCGAACTCCAAATTTTGAAGAGTTGTACTACTATTTTGTAGACTCTAACCACGATGTTAGAGGTAACGAAAATCTAAGTCCAGAAGAAGGGTTTTCAGCTTTTTTAAATATTAAAAAACGAAGTTGGTTTAAAACCACATCCTTAACTAACAATTTAAAATTAAGCTACATAGCACTTAAAGACAAGATTGAACTAGCCTTAGTGAATCCTTCTCCACTTCAATACCAATACATCAATATTGATGCCTATAAACTATTTGGAATAACCACAGAAAACACTATTAAACATGAGCATTGGACTTTTAATTTAGGTGCAACTTTACAAGGCGTGTCTAGAGTAATGAATGATGAAGTTAATGCAGAAAATGACTTTTTATACGCATTGCAACTTAATACAAGTGCTAGTTATTTAATTAAAAAATGGGACACTGCTTTAACCGTCCTTTTAAAATATAACGGAAAACAACAAAACTACATTGCAGAAGGTACAGATGATAGTGGAAACAACACCTTTATAAAATATAATACTGATGCTTATAGTTGGATGGATGCCTCAGTAAAAAAATCTTTTTTTAATAACAAACTACAAGCTACAATTGGTGGTAGAAACCTATTGGATGTCACTAGCGTTGCTATTAATGGCGCAAATACAACAGGAACACACAGTACAAATAATAGTAGCCTATTACTAGGTTACGGAAGATCATATTACCTAAAACTATTATATAATTTAAATTTTTAA
- a CDS encoding DUF6607 family protein, giving the protein MKTLTTLSLLFLTFTATINAQNKKKQDQDAIKNMCGCYEVTFNFAETFNYSQDSLYKPSETKVDKGLEWAQLVEDSDNKIVIQHLLQVGSPESPYIVKHWRQDWLFENTDFYMYNGDNKWTYVSKPKKEVKNQWTQKVYQVDDSPRYEGSATWVHVDGKSFWENITTAPLPRREYTKRSDYNITLRGNRHQTTDTGWVHDQDNEKVLREDGKEDVILAKEKGYNTYVKVEDSKCQAAQDWWKTNQIKWSKVRTKWESVFARHQDLALQAKVDNKVLYKYLFDDENYSKSEQINPIIESFIIK; this is encoded by the coding sequence ATGAAAACTTTAACAACTTTATCACTATTATTTTTGACCTTTACAGCCACAATTAATGCACAAAACAAAAAAAAGCAAGACCAAGATGCTATTAAAAATATGTGTGGTTGTTATGAAGTCACCTTTAATTTTGCAGAGACTTTTAACTATAGTCAAGATTCATTATATAAGCCATCAGAAACTAAAGTTGATAAAGGTTTAGAGTGGGCACAATTAGTAGAGGATAGCGACAATAAAATTGTGATTCAGCATTTGTTACAAGTTGGTAGTCCAGAGTCTCCATATATTGTAAAGCACTGGAGACAAGATTGGTTATTTGAAAACACAGATTTTTATATGTACAATGGTGACAATAAGTGGACCTATGTGTCTAAGCCTAAAAAAGAAGTTAAAAATCAATGGACACAAAAAGTATATCAGGTAGATGATAGTCCACGTTATGAAGGCTCTGCAACTTGGGTTCATGTAGATGGGAAAAGTTTTTGGGAAAACATTACAACAGCACCTTTGCCAAGAAGAGAGTACACTAAAAGAAGTGATTATAATATTACTTTAAGAGGGAATAGACATCAAACAACAGATACTGGTTGGGTACACGACCAAGACAATGAAAAAGTGCTAAGAGAAGACGGAAAAGAGGACGTGATATTAGCTAAAGAAAAAGGTTATAATACGTACGTAAAAGTTGAGGATAGTAAATGTCAAGCTGCTCAAGATTGGTGGAAAACTAATCAAATAAAATGGTCTAAAGTCCGTACAAAATGGGAATCTGTTTTTGCAAGACATCAAGATCTAGCTTTACAAGCTAAGGTAGATAATAAAGTATTATATAAATATTTGTTTGATGACGAAAACTACTCTAAATCAGAACAAATAAATCCAATAATCGAAAGTTTTATAATAAAGTAA
- a CDS encoding ankyrin repeat domain-containing protein has protein sequence MKKVITVCLLLISIAVNAQDNVFLGRGFWGPSVTIQDVKSKIAEGNNPAELNENNFDPVVYAILQSAPIDVIKYIQSLDGNDVNKLTHDGRTYIFWAAYIGNDTIMEYFISKGAKTDILDDHGFTPLNFAANAGQTNIKVYELCLANGANLKKDLDHNGANALLLAAPTNITLTNYFVSKGLSLKSVDSNGNGIFNYVAKTGDVELLKGLMEKGLKGTDQAFIFASQGTRGKTNGLPVYSYLESIGLNPNTNSPDDVSPLHNVAARSNDLEVLNYFIEKGNDVNAIDKSGNTPFLNAVSQNNIEVISMLLKQVKDIDYANKKGETALMLAIQNNTADVVKLVLSNDAKTDLVDTYGNNLAHYLIQSFNPRKEKDFTTKLQLLESKGFEFTTPQKNGNTLFHLALDKNNVEFLKQINQFGIDVNTANNEGYTPLHLAAMKAKDNTLLKYLIAIGANKKATTGFEETAFDLASENEILKNKKVALDFLK, from the coding sequence ATGAAAAAAGTAATTACAGTTTGCCTACTATTAATTAGTATCGCAGTTAATGCGCAAGACAATGTTTTTTTAGGTAGAGGTTTTTGGGGACCATCAGTAACCATCCAAGACGTTAAATCTAAAATAGCAGAGGGTAATAATCCAGCCGAATTAAACGAAAATAATTTTGACCCAGTTGTCTATGCCATCCTGCAATCTGCACCAATCGATGTTATTAAATACATACAATCATTAGATGGTAACGATGTTAATAAATTAACGCACGATGGTCGCACGTATATCTTTTGGGCTGCTTATATAGGCAATGATACTATAATGGAATACTTTATTAGCAAAGGTGCTAAAACAGATATTTTGGACGACCATGGTTTTACGCCTTTAAATTTTGCTGCTAATGCAGGTCAAACAAACATCAAAGTATATGAGCTTTGTTTGGCAAATGGCGCAAACTTAAAAAAAGATTTAGACCATAATGGAGCTAATGCTTTACTATTAGCAGCTCCAACCAATATTACATTAACTAACTACTTTGTGTCTAAAGGCTTAAGTCTAAAAAGCGTAGATAGTAATGGTAACGGAATTTTTAATTATGTTGCTAAAACAGGTGATGTAGAATTGCTAAAAGGGTTAATGGAAAAAGGATTAAAAGGTACAGATCAAGCCTTTATTTTTGCCAGTCAAGGGACTAGAGGTAAAACCAACGGGTTACCTGTTTATAGTTATTTAGAAAGTATTGGTTTAAACCCAAATACTAATTCTCCAGATGATGTATCACCTTTACATAATGTAGCAGCAAGAAGTAATGATTTAGAGGTTTTAAATTATTTTATTGAAAAAGGAAATGATGTAAACGCTATCGATAAAAGCGGAAACACACCTTTTTTAAATGCAGTTAGTCAAAATAATATCGAAGTAATATCGATGCTTTTAAAACAGGTTAAGGATATTGATTACGCTAATAAAAAAGGAGAAACAGCTTTAATGTTAGCCATCCAAAACAACACTGCAGACGTGGTTAAATTAGTCCTGTCTAATGATGCAAAAACAGATCTTGTTGATACTTACGGAAATAATTTAGCCCATTATTTAATCCAATCTTTTAACCCAAGAAAAGAAAAAGATTTCACCACTAAATTACAGCTTTTAGAAAGTAAAGGGTTTGAGTTTACAACGCCTCAAAAAAATGGTAACACATTATTCCATTTAGCTTTAGATAAAAATAATGTCGAATTTTTAAAACAAATTAATCAATTTGGTATCGATGTAAATACTGCAAATAACGAAGGGTATACACCTTTACATTTAGCAGCAATGAAGGCTAAGGATAATACGCTTTTAAAGTATTTAATAGCTATTGGAGCAAATAAAAAAGCAACCACAGGTTTTGAAGAAACTGCATTTGATTTAGCATCAGAAAACGAAATTTTAAAGAACAAAAAAGTAGCATTAGACTTTTTAAAATAA
- a CDS encoding DUF2271 domain-containing protein — protein MKNIKLIFSIAILSIALFSFTTINTSTKYKCMVQMTNYVGEGAYVVISLINPDGHYEKTLYVQGDDEEWYNDITEWWKFQGKVRADIDALTGATISGGERAISVIQIEDSKIDAGYSIRFESAVEDQEYYTKDVQFLLTSESVKSKTEGSGFIRYVRLMPN, from the coding sequence ATGAAAAACATAAAACTAATTTTTAGCATTGCTATACTTAGCATAGCCTTGTTTTCTTTTACAACAATAAACACATCTACTAAGTACAAATGCATGGTGCAAATGACCAATTATGTTGGCGAAGGAGCTTATGTAGTCATCTCGTTAATTAATCCAGATGGACACTATGAAAAAACATTATATGTTCAAGGAGATGATGAGGAGTGGTATAATGACATCACAGAATGGTGGAAATTTCAAGGTAAAGTTAGAGCAGATATTGATGCATTAACAGGAGCTACAATTTCTGGAGGAGAACGTGCTATAAGCGTTATTCAAATCGAAGATTCTAAAATAGATGCAGGTTACAGTATACGTTTTGAGTCAGCAGTAGAGGATCAAGAATATTACACAAAAGATGTCCAATTTTTGCTAACCTCAGAGAGTGTAAAAAGCAAAACAGAAGGCTCAGGATTTATACGTTACGTACGTTTAATGCCAAATTAA
- a CDS encoding PepSY domain-containing protein → MTLSIWRYSHLTLAITSFVFVFLATITGIILAFQPISEQMQPFKIESVNQLDVDQTITTFKDKYPEIINIEVDANQFVSASVITADGTSLNGYFNPKTAAFLGEKPEISAFFKFTTNFHRSLFLKGIGRFFVGLGSFLLFLIAITGSILIVKRQSGIKRIFAKVVNENFSQYWHVVLGRLSLIPIIIITLTGVYLSLLKFDLISEKKQKHTVDFQTTAFAEKQPDINIFNTTRLTEVVNLEFPFSEDEEDYYILKLKDKEVLVHQYSGQVLSQVDYPMVTFLSNLSLTWHTGKGSILWSIILLIACLNILFFIYSGFKMTIERRKNKALPKNKFTKDKAEVIILVGSETGQSYALATAFYKGVIANGITVYISDLNSYTTYKNAKQLVVFTSTYGEGEAPINAKNFITLLKSVPQEQTINYAVVGFGSLKYKAYCKYAQMVDASLQLHPNFTPNLQLQKIHNQSQSTFKDWLQQWNTVVGTNVSLVLDNPTIKTKKQQTFKVINKTLLNVDNTFVLQLKPTKKINFISGDLLAVYPKQDGIERLYSIGKMDNQIVISVKKHEFGVCSTYFNTLQKEDVVNAIIKPNPTFNLPVNAKRVVLIANGTGIGPFLGMINTNPQIEKHLFWGGRTKQSLSLYQKYIDSGLQHNTLSSFNVAFSQEQEVKNYVQDIVAKNAAIITQVLEDDGIIMICGSVAMQNNVLEVLNHITTTKLQLPISFYIDNQVIKTDCY, encoded by the coding sequence ATGACCCTTTCTATTTGGAGATATAGTCACCTTACACTAGCTATAACCTCATTTGTATTTGTATTTCTAGCAACAATAACTGGTATTATACTTGCTTTTCAGCCAATATCAGAGCAGATGCAACCCTTTAAAATAGAAAGTGTAAATCAGTTGGATGTAGACCAAACGATAACAACGTTTAAGGATAAATATCCCGAAATTATTAATATAGAAGTAGATGCAAATCAGTTTGTGTCTGCTTCTGTAATTACCGCAGATGGGACTTCGTTAAATGGTTATTTTAATCCAAAAACCGCTGCTTTTTTAGGTGAAAAGCCAGAGATTTCAGCCTTTTTTAAATTTACTACAAATTTTCATCGTTCGTTATTTTTAAAAGGAATAGGACGCTTTTTTGTGGGTTTAGGCTCGTTTTTACTATTCTTGATAGCAATTACAGGTTCTATTTTAATTGTTAAACGTCAAAGCGGAATTAAGCGCATTTTCGCAAAAGTGGTTAACGAGAATTTTTCCCAATATTGGCATGTGGTTTTAGGACGATTATCCTTAATTCCTATTATAATTATCACGTTAACTGGTGTGTATTTGTCACTGCTTAAATTTGATTTAATTTCAGAAAAAAAACAAAAACACACTGTTGATTTTCAAACTACAGCTTTCGCTGAAAAGCAGCCTGATATAAATATTTTTAATACCACACGATTAACTGAAGTTGTCAATTTAGAGTTCCCTTTTTCCGAAGATGAAGAAGACTACTACATCTTAAAGTTAAAAGATAAAGAAGTCTTGGTCCATCAATATTCTGGGCAAGTTTTAAGTCAGGTAGACTATCCTATGGTTACATTTTTATCCAACCTAAGTCTAACATGGCATACAGGTAAAGGTAGTATCCTTTGGTCTATAATATTATTGATTGCCTGTCTTAATATTTTATTTTTTATCTATTCTGGATTTAAAATGACCATTGAAAGAAGAAAAAACAAAGCATTGCCTAAAAATAAATTTACTAAGGATAAAGCTGAGGTTATTATCCTGGTAGGCTCAGAAACAGGACAGTCTTATGCTTTAGCTACAGCGTTTTATAAGGGAGTAATAGCTAATGGTATAACGGTTTACATATCAGATTTAAATAGCTATACGACGTATAAAAACGCCAAGCAACTTGTTGTATTTACTTCCACATATGGCGAAGGTGAAGCACCTATTAACGCTAAAAATTTTATTACGCTATTAAAAAGTGTGCCACAAGAGCAAACTATAAATTATGCAGTTGTTGGTTTTGGTTCATTAAAGTATAAAGCATATTGTAAATATGCCCAAATGGTGGATGCTAGTTTGCAATTACATCCCAATTTTACACCTAATCTGCAATTGCAAAAAATCCATAACCAATCGCAATCTACTTTTAAAGATTGGTTACAACAATGGAATACAGTAGTTGGTACAAATGTTAGTCTAGTACTAGATAATCCAACAATAAAAACTAAAAAGCAACAAACATTTAAAGTCATAAATAAAACGTTATTAAATGTGGACAATACGTTTGTATTACAGCTAAAACCTACCAAGAAAATTAATTTTATATCTGGTGATTTGTTAGCTGTGTACCCAAAACAAGATGGAATAGAAAGGCTTTACTCGATAGGTAAAATGGACAATCAAATTGTTATAAGTGTCAAAAAACACGAGTTTGGTGTGTGTTCTACTTACTTTAATACATTACAAAAAGAGGACGTGGTTAATGCCATAATAAAACCTAATCCTACTTTTAATCTTCCTGTAAATGCTAAACGTGTCGTGTTAATTGCAAACGGAACAGGAATTGGTCCTTTTTTAGGAATGATTAACACGAATCCACAAATTGAAAAGCATTTATTTTGGGGTGGACGTACCAAGCAATCTTTAAGTTTATATCAAAAATATATAGATAGTGGATTACAACATAATACGCTAAGCAGTTTTAATGTCGCTTTTTCTCAAGAACAAGAAGTGAAAAATTATGTGCAAGATATTGTGGCAAAAAATGCAGCAATTATAACACAGGTTTTAGAGGATGATGGCATCATCATGATTTGTGGCTCTGTAGCAATGCAAAACAATGTCTTGGAAGTCTTAAACCATATTACCACAACTAAATTACAACTGCCTATTAGCTTTTATATAGATAATCAGGTGATAAAAACGGACTGTTATTAA
- a CDS encoding DUF6686 family protein, with translation MCTNIEAISKTSQGELNYCKGCKQFHFEFNNIYFEFTPEQFEQFKAYILYVEADYWEHKYACANVKRKIPIPTLQDNLVLMFDRQEIKELKVLVSQKNKAVFDTLLNVDDIDYTYIVN, from the coding sequence ATGTGCACTAATATAGAAGCTATTTCAAAAACCTCACAAGGTGAATTAAACTACTGTAAAGGATGCAAGCAGTTTCATTTTGAGTTTAATAATATTTATTTTGAGTTTACGCCAGAACAATTTGAGCAATTTAAAGCCTACATTTTATATGTTGAAGCAGATTATTGGGAACATAAATATGCTTGTGCAAATGTTAAGCGTAAAATACCAATCCCAACTTTACAAGACAATTTAGTGTTAATGTTTGATAGGCAAGAAATTAAAGAGCTTAAAGTACTGGTTAGCCAAAAAAACAAGGCTGTTTTTGATACTTTACTTAATGTAGACGATATAGATTACACTTATATTGTTAACTAG
- a CDS encoding NAD(P)H-dependent glycerol-3-phosphate dehydrogenase, which produces MSQQLKYAVFGSGSWATAIVKMLCENLEEVGWYMRSVYTKEHLLKEQHNPSYLSSVEFHLEQLKLSNDIDEMAEYADVLIFVVPSAFIHSELQKLTVDITNKTVVSAVKGIIPETGKLLGEHFHDNYNIPFENIGVIAGPCHAEEVALERLSYLTISCADQKKAQAIADVLSSDYIKTKTSDDVIGTEYAVMLKNIYAIAAGIAHGLGYGDNFQSVLMSNAIREMKRFIKKMHKMKRNINNSAYLGDLLVTGYSTFSRNRMFGNMIGKGYTVKSAQMEMSMVAEGYYATKSAHLLNEKNKKKTRLPIVDAVYAVLYEGKDAKKVFQKLTDKLD; this is translated from the coding sequence ATGAGTCAACAATTAAAATACGCTGTTTTTGGATCCGGAAGTTGGGCTACTGCAATTGTAAAAATGCTGTGCGAAAACCTGGAAGAAGTAGGATGGTACATGCGTAGCGTTTATACAAAAGAACACTTATTAAAAGAACAACATAATCCTAGCTACTTAAGTTCTGTCGAGTTCCATTTAGAACAACTTAAATTAAGTAACGACATTGACGAAATGGCTGAATATGCAGATGTACTAATTTTTGTAGTACCATCCGCTTTTATACATTCCGAGTTACAAAAACTTACCGTAGATATTACCAACAAAACCGTAGTCTCTGCAGTAAAAGGTATTATTCCAGAAACCGGAAAACTATTAGGCGAGCATTTTCATGATAACTATAACATACCCTTTGAAAACATAGGTGTCATTGCAGGACCTTGTCACGCAGAAGAAGTCGCTTTAGAGCGTTTATCTTACCTAACCATATCCTGTGCAGACCAGAAAAAAGCGCAAGCCATAGCAGACGTTTTATCCAGTGACTATATTAAAACTAAAACAAGTGACGATGTTATTGGTACAGAATACGCAGTAATGCTAAAAAACATATACGCAATTGCAGCAGGTATAGCACACGGTTTAGGTTATGGAGACAACTTCCAAAGTGTATTAATGAGCAACGCAATACGCGAAATGAAACGCTTTATCAAGAAAATGCACAAAATGAAACGTAACATAAACAACTCGGCTTACTTAGGCGATTTATTAGTAACAGGCTACTCCACATTTTCTAGAAACCGCATGTTTGGAAACATGATTGGTAAAGGCTACACCGTAAAATCTGCACAAATGGAAATGAGTATGGTCGCAGAAGGTTACTATGCCACAAAAAGTGCCCATTTACTTAACGAGAAAAACAAAAAGAAAACACGCTTACCCATTGTAGATGCAGTATACGCTGTATTATACGAAGGTAAGGACGCTAAAAAAGTGTTTCAAAAACTAACCGATAAATTAGATTAA
- a CDS encoding nicotinic acid mononucleotide adenyltransferase, with protein sequence MKTIKLLSGFALIAILFTSCYSEVIVDDYNGYNELVPVSINQVLNSHELWYVAVDETIGYGESPFLQIAFTISFRNGTLYANNNLVGIGSQGNGFGIPIGNYNAYNMILDVDHDIDGYDSFDVYQIDNNTIELYNPFTDTSYFLHGYQRSTFDFDYVFYDNLQYFLQEYEAWEKTYTSNYGALNEFDNENYLQFLSGGNDNTFRSSQDPNGINPNNLYWDYSGFYNVGNFSGNMYLKSLVLDYDYFDNEQFELSIINDQRIELFHPSSGTVYEFTGRGYIQYLKVGTELNRAKTSGLKKRVQHTKKQDNPRENSRA encoded by the coding sequence ATGAAGACAATAAAACTACTTTCAGGTTTTGCTTTAATAGCAATATTATTTACCTCTTGTTATAGCGAGGTTATTGTAGACGACTATAATGGTTATAATGAGCTAGTACCAGTTAGTATTAACCAAGTGCTAAATTCGCACGAGTTATGGTACGTTGCAGTGGATGAAACTATAGGTTATGGCGAGTCTCCTTTTTTACAGATAGCATTCACCATTTCTTTTAGAAACGGTACGCTGTACGCTAATAATAATTTAGTTGGTATTGGTAGTCAAGGTAACGGTTTTGGTATCCCAATTGGAAATTATAATGCTTACAACATGATATTAGACGTAGACCATGATATTGATGGTTATGATAGCTTTGATGTGTATCAAATAGATAATAATACCATAGAGTTGTACAACCCGTTTACAGACACCTCGTACTTTTTACATGGTTACCAACGTAGCACTTTTGATTTTGATTATGTGTTTTACGACAACTTACAATACTTTTTACAAGAATATGAAGCTTGGGAAAAAACATACACAAGCAATTATGGTGCTTTAAATGAGTTTGATAACGAAAATTATTTGCAATTTTTATCAGGCGGAAACGATAACACGTTTAGAAGTAGTCAGGATCCAAACGGAATTAATCCAAACAATTTATATTGGGATTACTCAGGATTTTATAACGTAGGAAACTTTAGCGGAAACATGTACTTAAAGTCATTAGTATTAGATTATGATTATTTTGATAATGAGCAGTTTGAGTTAAGTATTATCAATGATCAACGTATAGAGTTATTCCATCCAAGTTCTGGAACCGTTTACGAGTTTACTGGTAGAGGATATATCCAATATTTAAAGGTTGGTACAGAACTTAATAGAGCTAAAACTTCTGGTCTTAAAAAACGTGTACAACACACCAAAAAACAAGATAATCCTAGAGAAAACTCTAGAGCATAA
- the lysM gene encoding peptidoglycan-binding protein LysM, translated as MGLFSFIKNAGAKVFGIGKTDKEEAAAAEAAEVKMETLAARKLEETASDLDLQVEGLSIFIDDDAATITGVAADQATKEKVVLLVGNSDGIATVDDQMTVAVAEVEAPEAQFHAVVSGDTLGKIAKHYYGDAMKYPEIFEANKPMLTDPDKIYVGQVLRIPALD; from the coding sequence ATGGGATTATTTTCATTTATTAAAAATGCAGGAGCTAAAGTTTTTGGAATAGGAAAAACTGATAAAGAAGAAGCTGCAGCAGCCGAAGCAGCAGAGGTTAAAATGGAAACATTAGCTGCTAGAAAATTAGAAGAAACAGCAAGTGATCTAGACTTACAAGTAGAGGGTTTAAGTATCTTTATAGATGATGATGCAGCAACCATTACTGGAGTAGCAGCAGATCAGGCAACCAAAGAAAAAGTAGTATTATTAGTAGGTAATAGTGATGGTATTGCAACTGTAGACGACCAAATGACAGTAGCTGTAGCAGAAGTTGAGGCGCCAGAAGCACAGTTTCATGCTGTAGTAAGTGGAGATACTTTAGGTAAAATAGCGAAGCATTACTATGGTGACGCTATGAAATATCCAGAAATTTTTGAAGCCAATAAACCAATGCTTACAGATCCAGATAAAATTTATGTTGGACAAGTATTACGCATACCTGCTTTGGACTAA
- the nadD gene encoding nicotinate (nicotinamide) nucleotide adenylyltransferase, with product MKIGLYFGSFNPIHIGHLIIANQLVENSDLDQIWFVVTPHNPFKKKSTLLDNHHRLEMVYLATKDYDTLKESDIEFNLPQPNYTVNTLAYLTEKYPEKEFSLIMGEDNLKSFHKWKNYQVILDHHNIYVYPRISDGKVETQFDNHPKIHHIEAPIMEISSTLIRNSIKAGKNIKPLLPEHVWSYLDEMNFYR from the coding sequence ATGAAAATAGGCTTATACTTTGGATCTTTTAATCCAATACATATTGGACATTTAATAATTGCTAACCAATTGGTGGAAAATAGCGACTTAGACCAAATCTGGTTTGTGGTAACACCACATAATCCATTTAAGAAAAAAAGCACGCTGTTAGATAACCATCATCGTTTAGAAATGGTATATCTAGCGACTAAAGACTATGATACACTTAAAGAAAGTGATATCGAGTTTAACTTACCACAACCCAATTACACTGTTAATACATTAGCCTATTTAACAGAGAAATATCCTGAAAAAGAATTCTCGCTAATTATGGGAGAAGACAATTTAAAAAGCTTCCATAAATGGAAAAACTATCAGGTTATTTTAGACCATCACAACATTTATGTCTATCCTAGAATAAGTGATGGTAAAGTAGAAACCCAATTTGATAACCACCCAAAAATACACCATATTGAGGCTCCAATAATGGAGATATCGTCTACTTTAATACGAAACAGTATTAAAGCTGGTAAAAACATAAAACCGTTATTGCCAGAACATGTTTGGTCTTATTTAGATGAAATGAATTTTTATAGGTAG